The stretch of DNA atttattttattttatttacgaggatttatatcgcgcacgtatctcaccacacaaggcgactcaaggcgcatgttacctattaatgccgtgtgagatggaattttttccACAATATAATCATCACGCATTCACtagagggggtcccgggacgcactaaatttctgGTGTCGTGCGTCCCGTAGAAAGAAGGTGAAAGTGTGCGTGTACATGTGTTGCATTTAACCAGGTATAGTTGAAGTGTCCTCctcgaatattctggtgatAAAAACCCACAATTTTATATCACATTTACGCGATCACAATGCGATATATGTGATTTGTGGGGACCTGggactcttgggaccctctaaaactccgcttaGGGGGtacatggaccctctaaacattaaaagtgggggtccagggACCCTCCAGgacgggcgtccgtggggagccctgttctTGGGTCAGTTGGATCTGGACAGAAACATATGTATAGGTCCACATGTCCTGGCTACTAAAAACATCAGTCAGAACTCCTacacatgtcaaaactatcggaGTGTCTACCGGACAGGGCATATGGTCAGAACAAAGCGTCATATCCAAAAAGTATGCGTCAATAACCGAAGACCGAAGACTGAGAACAATTAACACTGGCTGCCAGTGTTGTTCTCAGACACAGAGGACAAAAGGTCAGTTGCACCTGGCTTCTAAATACACATAAATGTATGTCAAAATGTCCTGGCCGCATACAAATTGTGTCAGAAGTCATCCAAGGCGTCAAAGCTATCGGACATCCAACAGTCCGGGGCTCAGAAATGTATGCATTAATGgccgaagaccgaggcctgggaacaacactgcactGGTAAGAATAATGCCTACCTTTGTATTATAAACTTGTTCACAGAATTATACGTGCGCCCTGACACCTACATCCATTGACAAACCCACACACGTCTGCAagtacaaatacatacacacaggtgGACCGTGGGTGTTTCTGCCATATTCAATGAAAATAGAGAATTTATGTTGGGATCATACACATGATACAGGcggagaagaggaagaaagacaacaacaaaaaatttcGGATATTTCACTGCCGAATTTGTATGCGTGCTCTTCAGAAAGTGAAATTACATGCAGGAATGTAATCAAAATTCCGTTAGACGTTCAAACATGTTTCGTATTTCTTTAaacaacaaaatttaaaaaaatttaaaaaagaaagaaatagccTTTCCTGTTATAATGTTGCTCAACTGCTGGCTGCTCTACATTTGGTTACATACCCCGTTGGTGTTGCCATTGTCAACATACACGCTAGTAGGTATGACCTCTCTCTCCAAACTGAGTAAATACAGTTTTAATTGAAAACAGCGGACAAAAGTAGGCCAGGAAGTGGAACTCACTTACTCGCAAGTACCCTCTAAGTCAACAATCACAACCACACTTGCGTCACTGACTGACACACTtgttccctgtgtgtgtgtgtgtgtgagagtgtgtgtgtgtgtgtgtgtgtgtgtgtgtgtgtgtgtgtgtgtgtcgttgtgtgtgtaggtgtgtgtgtgtatgtgtgtgtggttgtgtttttgtgtaggtgtgtgtgtggttttgtgtgtctgtggttgtgtgtgtaggtgtgtgtgtgtgtggttgtgtgtgtgtgtgtgtgtgtgtgtgtgtgtgtgtgtgtgtgtgtgtgtgagtgagagagaaagagagagagagagagagagagagagagagagagagagagagagagagagagagagtgagagagtgattgattgcttgaatgtttgattgattgaattttatttttcgagggtaacaaaaatagcaatgtatacatgctttttttcattcggccctcgcccattgagggtaactcgatttaTAACaataagaaatagaagttaagttaactgcaatacaatttacataattagcatgtcaaacaattaaaaagacatttcaatatgcattatgaatatcaatcAATGATGAAATATTATCAAagatttatttactttttttcatccggccttcgcccattgagggtaactcgatttaTAACaataagaaatagaagttaagttaactgcaatacaatttacataattagcatgtcaaacaattaaaaagacatttcaatatgcattatgaatatcaatcAATGATGAAATATTATCAAAGTATTTACTTAAGAGAAACATCATGTAGAGTTCTTTGAAGGATGTTTCACTGATTTGCATTTTAATTATATCaggaatggagagagagagagagagagagagagagagagagagagagagagagagagagagagagagagagagagagagagagagagagagggaaagagagagagagagagagagggaaagagagagagagagagagagagagaaagataggagagagagagagagagagagagagagagagagagagagagagagagagagagagagagagggagagagagagagagacagagagagacagagacagagagagagaggtgtttgAACTGACAGCGGGGCCATGTCTTAACAGCCTCTTCGGCGCAGAAGTTGAATTAAGTTCACGTATACTGTGATGGTTATAAGCTAAACACGTTTGCAGTGACAGTTGTACGGTCGCTGAATAGATATGTCAAAAATCTGTCTTGCGTAATACAtaatgaaaagagagagagagagagagagagagagagagagaaagggagagagagagagagagagagagagagagagagagagagagagagagagagagagagagagagagagagagagagagagagagagaactcagaactcagaaattttattgtaaaccacactgttgtgtttgtacaaggggggagtagagtttccattcaatgtatactctctcaCAAACAAGTAAGAACAAGTGCATAATACAGTGCTAAGGGTTGGAACATAGCGATCGaaaatcatttacacacattcattttagcctagcagttgctgtcgatgcctgaatgcataaaatgtataccgggagagtgcccacaacctacttttgttttgtgttagtagtatCTGCATTGACGAGTTTTCTAGTTGACCGATTTCAAAGACATTTCCTAGGTAAGTTTCTCTTATATCAGAGTATACtggacacttaaaaagaaagtggtgctcgttttcgtgagggtatctgcaaagtgggcaaacatgggaaccgtttgcagaatatctctgtttgttgcacatcaggggtgaaaccccaagtctgagttttgtgaacactttttggatatatggattgtctatttggtcaaggtacttttctcttccaaagtcaggtttaaacaatttgtatgtgtcatacctctcactgtcttccagcttactatgccagttctgggtaaagcagtcttttaggcgttgttgaaaagccttgataaagtgtttttcgttgccgacatagccgtacgtccacacatgtccaaacccattttcacataggaggtttctgaccctagcggaccaattgtctgtccctctgtctgccatgttcctcATCATCACATGGGCCATTTTTACATATCTTGTGTTGGGGAGGCGATTTAGCCGCAACCAATATTTAACGCATCTGGTAGCAGCGAGGACTGATAGGGGAAATCTACCGAGTTCTCCGTATACCATGCAGTTGGGACTTTGGGGGGAAACACCTATTATCCGTTTGCATGCGAACATGTGTACCTTTTCAATGttagagcaatcaaaacaaccccacATTTCTGAACCGTATAGCAATATGGGGGTAATCTGTGTATCAAAGAGTGTGAAAAAAAGGTTTAGATCATAACATCCAATATTCCACAAAACTCTAAAAATGTCGATAACACCACGCTTAGCTCGTACAATAGAGTCTTCAAAGCATCGTTGGATGGAAACTTTGGTGGTCAAGGTTAAGCCGAGATATTTATACGAGTTGGTAACGTACATGTTGTCGTGACCAAATGTCCAGGCTTCGTTTTTCCCCAAGTATCCACCGTTGCGAAATAccaacacttttgttttttctttgtttacctttaAACCTAATCTGTTGGCAACTTCATGCAATATATTTAACTGGTTTTGTAGTCCCACCGGTGTCACTGAAAGCAATGctatgtcgtcagcaaacatcaTGATAAATAGTTCAATTTCACCCGGAAGAAGTTGAATTCCATGCCTCCCTTTTAGAATCATTTCAGACGCAAGTTCGTTAATCAAAAAAGAGAACAGGATTGGGCTTGCCAAGCATCCTTGTTTAAGACCTTGCATACACTCAAAAAAGGCCGTGTAGTCAGAGTTACACCGAACACAAGATAATACGTTTGAGTACATTGCTCTGAGTGTTTGAAGCATTTTTCCCCCAATGCCGATCttgagcagagagagagagagagagagagagagagagagagagagagagagagagtcatttTTGGTGCAGTCATGTGAATGTATACGGGAAATAAAAGTGTATTTTTAAACGACTGGTTGTGCTTATCCAATACAGGTGTTCGCCTTCAACATATAGGATTatgcagtttaaaaaaaaacaagtcgcgtaaggcgaaaatacaacatttagtcaagtagctgtcgaactcacagaatgaaactgaacgcaatgccatttttcagcaagaccgaatactcgtagcatcgtcagtccaccgctcatggcaaaggcagtgaaattgacaagaagagcggggtagtagttgcgctaagaaggatagcacgcttttctgtacctctctttgttttaactttctgagcgtgtttttaatccaaacatatcatatctatatgtttttggaatcaggaaccgacaaggaataagatgaaagtgtttttaaattgatttcgacaatttaattttgataataatttttatatatttaattttcagagcttgtttttaatccaaatataacatatttatatgtttttggaatcagaaaatgatggagaataagatgaacgtaaatttggatcgttttataaattttttttttttttacaattttcagatttttaatgaccaaagtcattaattaatttttaagccaccaagctgaaatgcaatacggaagtccgggctttgtcgaagattacttgaccaaaattgcaaccaatttggttgaaaaatgagggcgtgacagtgccgcctcaactttcacgaaaagccggatatgacgtcatcaaagacatttatgaaaaaaaatgaaaaaaacgttcggggatttcatacccaggaactctcatgtcaaatttcataaagatcggtccggtagtttagcCTGAatccctctacacacacacacatacaccacgaccctcgtctcgattcccccctctatgttaaaacatttagtcaaaacttgactaaacgtaaaaaTTATAAGCAATATTGAACGAATGATATTCCATTCTTGATCCACTTTTCGAGAAAATGTTATTTTTACATTAAGAAACGGAAGAGCAGGATATGCCTTTGACTTCCTTTTCAAAACCTGGTTCATAAACTCTTAAACTGTCACAGCCCCTAAGATCCCTGGCTAGctataaaatatatatatacatgtcctTGCGTGACTTTTGTGATTCAGGCTGCAAAAATCCTGCATCACACatgcacaggcacacacactctcagacAAAcgaacagtcagacagacagaaaaacaggcaGACAGTCAAGAAGACCACAGATGGACaaaaaggttaaaaaacaaacagactgaaAGATACACGCGcgcacggacagacaaacagacagacacacacaggcagacagacacacacacacacatgcacacacacacacacacacacacacacacacacacacacacacacacacacacacacacacacatgcgagtATAGAACGACGGTGAGAGGCAGTCGGAGCCTACGAAACAGTACAGTAACTAGCAACACACTTTAACATTAATTTTCTgaagattctttctttatttggtgtttaacgttgttttcaaccacgaaggttacatcgcgacggggaaagggggggagatggatagagccacttgtcaattgtttcttgttcacaaaagcactaatcaaaaatttactccaggggcttgcaacgtagtacaatgtatttccttactgggagaatgcaagtttccagtacaaaggacttaacatttcttacatactgcttgactaaaatctttacaaaaattgactatattctatacaagaaacacttaacaagggtaaaaagagaaacataatccgttagtcgcctcttacgacatgctggggagcatcgggtaaattcttccccctaacccgcggggggtaattttctgaaaatgcccatttcccaaaacaacaacaacaaccacaaccacaacaacaacaacaacaacaacaacatcaacaacaacaccaacaaagacacacatgaaaccgacaaagaagaaggatTGTCATTAATCGATTcatgtctttccgtctgtctgtttaatCTGCTACCTTAATTGTATGTCTGTCACTTCACACAACCACTCACCAGTACTTTTGCTTTCAGGTGACAAAACGACAAACAACTTTGTACAGGAAAGCATCGTACGCGCTCATCAGGAACTCACCACAAGATTATACAAAGTTTTCGCGCGAAAAGACTCCGGCAACCTGATTCTCTCCCCTTGGAGTGTGATGTCGCTTCTCACTGTGACCTACATTGTGGCGGGTGGACGAACAGCCAATGAAATTGGAGATCATTTGCATATCAACCTGCTGAGGAGGAAAGAGATCCTGGCTGGATTTGAAGCGTTGAACGACATCTTCAAAAGTGCAGGTTAGAcatttcttttctctgaaatttATTCCAGGAAAAACATacgtttttgtttaaaaaacatGAATAGGACTGTTTGGTTTCGATTCAGAACACATTCCGCCGCGACGCGCACGCCTATGTCTGTTTGAAATACAAGCTACAACTTTGAtcttatgaatattcaattcACACTGTAGACAGATGAGCATTTATTTTGGCAAATGCGCGAATAATCAGCCATGAGATCTAAATTTATTTCTGGCATTTCAAGAACTCCATTTACTATTCTTGCGATCCCCAGATTGCACGATTTTGCAATTTGATATTCAATATTCAGTCAAGATGATTGTGGTGTTTTCTTTACAATTGCATGGTCTCATGACTTATAATTCCTTCACCGATAGTAACTTCGTTTTCATCCGATAGAAAACGGAACTGCGGAATCGCTAGAGTCCTGGAACGGTGCCTTTGTGGGTGAAAGCGTGCACCCGAGACATCGTCTGCAGAAAATCCTCCAGGAGAACCTCAACACGTACATCGACCATCTCGTCACCTCTGACAACGCCGACAACAACACCGACAGCAACGCGACGACGATGGAAAGAGACGACTTTAAGGAACTGTTGATGAAGAAGACTCACGGACTGATTCAAAGTGTGTTGCCTCCAAGCGTGGGCAACGCTATGGCGGTGTGGCTGTTCAACATTATGCACTTCCAGGTAAGACAATAAAAGCATTTCAAATCACGGCAAAAAGTTAAGTAACGCAGAAAgtcgaccaaaagtgggtgcacTCTTTGTAGGTGCACTGCCTGTAGGCGTTCTTCCTAGATCCTGTACACAGGGATTGCACCGATTCGGGTGGATTTCCAGTAGGAAACTACGATACCGCTCAATCTCACGCCAAGCGCGTGGCTCAGTCAGCGTTGCTTCCCTTCATAGGCATCCAAAATACGGTTCGACAGGAGGACTTGAGATATTTTCTCAATTCTTCAATAAAAATGGCAACACTGAATCGAATCTCTTTGAAAACGAAAGAAACGGATAGAAAGATATCAAATTTGATCGATGAGGCTacgcatcacgtgactttcagcgagatCGGCGAAACGATACAGGAAATGCACCCGGGCGCCTTCCCGGTATACAGGAAAAACGcctacagggaatgcacctacaggtaatgcacccacttttggtcgacTTAGACCCCTTCTGCTTAAGTAACAGCAAACAGTTTAGCTGCATGACAGGACTGGATGGGGATGATAACAGAACcttgaacaaaacaacacaaacaaaagaaTAAGACTTGAACCTCTAGAGGGTGATTACTATGTCCGGAAAACAACAATCTCAAGAAGAAAGAGGCGAACAAGCACAACACATCGGGAAGGATGTAAACTATAAACTTATTCATATAAGTTCAGATAAGatataagaaaaagaaaaaaaaagactggGGCTGACCCGACATTTGGCACGAGAGGGTCAAAAACAGGACATGAAGCTAGTACCCGAAAAGCGAGAGCGCGCCAACAACTCCTGTCGTTCCTCAATGCTTAtatttttctctccttttttcgaCAGGGTGCATGGCAAACTCCTTTCAACCCGCACTACACGCACATAGCCAAGTTCATGGCTGACGGCAGGCGCGCTGTATCCGTCCCCACCATGGCGTCCAAGGCCATGTACCCGAGAAGCCGCTACCCGGCGCTGGGCATGAGGCTGCTGGAGCTGCCCTACGGTCAGTCCAGGCGGTTTGCACTCTTCATCCTGCTGCCTGACCACGCTGACGGACTGCCCAGGCTGGAGAGACGCCTCAGGCAGTTCAACCTGGAGTCCATGCTGTCCGAGGACCATTGGGTCAGACGAGCCAAGGTAGGTGCAGTTACTTATATACTTACTATAAGGGTTTAACatcctcttagaccagttggcctatattgggacaggtattggtaatacgctgaggaCATGGTGTGATagtttgattcgaacaagccctaTGTGGCTAtcttcttcgacacgccagcattgggtttgtctcgtcaaagtatcgaaatacgatcacgATCAAAtacaattacacatttaattggcTCTGTGTTTCATATCTGTCTGGTGAAAACGGTGTGTGTTTGAAACCTTGTTATGTCTATATTGCCTGTTTTAAttgtgttgtgtctgtgatgTAAACAGTAagagagaaaaggaaaaatATGCGGCTGCCCCGACAGACTCGTTGCAGTTGTGAGTTGTAAAGGAAATAACTCAagaatcaatcattcaatcagtTCTTTCTTAAAATAACAATGCTGAAGTTTTCAGAAACAATAGACAATACGTAGTCACTCCGTGTGCCCATTTTGAAAACAATGCACATTGTAAAATAACCTTTCATTAAATCGATGATGCAACGCTATCCAAAATCGATTAGTCATTTTCTAAAAACAAGGAGGAATGCTGTGACTTTTCAATCGTTGTCTAGGCAAAAGCATGATAAAACAAGGAAAACATTGTTTCCGCGTTCTTGTTATTGAATATCAATATTTTGAAAAAACACAAACTTTACAGATCTTTGTTTACTCACCGTCAATACCaggttttgagaaaaaaaattacgGTGACAAAGTTTCACTGTATGATGTTTCTGTTACAAAGGTGACTTAACTATAACATTataataatacaaataattGAGATCGAAATATGTTGATGAAAACTGCGCGTTTCCACCTTTCTCAAACCTTTCAAGATCTTGTGTATATAATACAacgttaccggcacggttggccttgtggtaaggcgtccgccccgtgatcgggaggtcgtgggttcgaaccccggccgggtcatacctaagactttaaatttggcaatctagtggctgctccgcctggcgtctggcattatggggttagtgctaggactggttggtccggtgtcagaataatgtgactgggtgagacatgaagcctgtgctgcgacttctgtcttgtgtgtggcgcacgttatatgtcaaagcagcaccgccctgatatggccctgcgtggtcggctgggcgttaagcaaacaaacaaacaaacaaacaaacaaatacaacgtTATTTGCTCTCACTATAGGCTTGTATCTGTCTCAATAATAATCATAACgataatcataacatattttAAAAGACACTAAAGTATTCACCTGTTACAGCATAAAGCTGAGTATGTCATTCCGTACAGAGGACCTCACCTTCTGCAACAATAAAGCAAAAAAggaaacttctttgcaagaaaacaatttgtttgtttgtttgtttgtttgtttgcttaacgcccagcccagccgacaacgaagggccatatcagggcggtgctgctttgacatataacgtgcgccacacacaagacagaagtcgcagcacaggcttcatatctcacccagtcacattattctgacaccggaccaaccagtcctagcactaaccccataatgccagacgccagggggagcagccactagattgccaattttaaagtcttaggtatgacccggccggggttcgaacccacgacctcccgatcacggggcggacgccttaccactaggccaccgtgccggtcaagAAAACAAGCGTGTACATATTCAGCATGAAATAGAGAGTACCCCATAATATCCGACTTTcccttaggcaaaaaaaaaaaaattgtctgtttctggtaacatggctaaaaaaaatagggtcggtaggtagggattttttaatttttttatttttttaaattttttttttttaccccaaatgtagaccaataaaactaactttaaaaatcgcgcaaagagactggattcactatacatagagacaagacactcaacacatttacaaatcgtcagcggactttcgttttcacacgtttttgttgttcattttctcaccctgtcctttaccaccaaaaaaaaaattttttttttgagtttggaaaaaaaaagtttagggtcggcgccgaaatttagggtcggtcgggtgaccagaaacagacaaatttttttttggccttagaacGTGCGTGCATAATTACAGACTGATCCGCAACAGTTGATTTTTTTGGACGCCCGGTCCAGTTGTGTTAACTTGAGACACAGTAAACGTAATCTAAAGATTATCTCCGGTGTCTGTGCTCACGTACGCACGATGAATATCCCAgggcgaaagtctcagggctcggaaaacacaaacacgcgcatGCATCAGCATCTCTCGTCATCTCATCTTCATCCTCATAATTATTTAAATAATTTcacgtaaataaataaataaataaataaataagatcGAATATCGGCGAGTCGAAACGACAGCCAATTTGGGCTTGTTCGATTAAAAAGTATCACCACACCAATGGTAGCGTATTACCAATATAGACCAATTGATCCACACAAAATTACGGTAAACCCAAATAATCAGTCACTCAAACTTAATGTTCCAATGTTCATCCTCAGGTGTACCTGCCGAAGTTCAAGTTTCAAACCGACGTCAGTCTGATGAAAGTCATGAAAAAATTGGGCTTCAAACGCATGTTCAACCCGAAGTTTGCCGACTTTTCACGACTGGAcccaaacaagaaaaagaagcagaagcagaaaaGCCGCGGCAGTCAAGATGGCGCCGGGCAGTCGCCGTACGTCACCCAGATGGTTCACAAAGCCGTCATCGAAGTCAGTGAGAATGGAACTAGGGCTGCGGCCGCGTCGACCTTGAGGTTGACCTCCAGACGCTACACGGAGACCTTCCGGATCAACCACCCCTTCATGTTCGTGCTGAGAGACAGGAATCTTGGCATCAACTTGTTCGTTGGACGTGTGACTGACCCTACGTCGTTGTCGTGATtggagatgagatgagatgagatgaggtGAGGGACGGTGAGGTGAATGGGAATGAAATTTACAGACATGGGAAGTGATGAGTTAACACGAAATGAGATGAGGTGAGGTACCGTGAGGTAACAAGGAATGACATGAAAAGACATCGGAAGTGATGAGATAACATGAAATGAGTTTGCATGAGACGGTACGGAACACGTTGAGGTGAGATGACAtgcaatttttcttcttcttctgcgttcgtgggctgaaattcccac from Littorina saxatilis isolate snail1 linkage group LG13, US_GU_Lsax_2.0, whole genome shotgun sequence encodes:
- the LOC138983578 gene encoding serine protease inhibitor 42Dd-like isoform X1; this translates as MARLLNFVIAAAVVVVVVLVCVSASSSNQVDNGAYVCDKTTNNFVQESIVRAHQELTTRLYKVFARKDSGNLILSPWSVMSLLTVTYIVAGGRTANEIGDHLHINLLRRKEILAGFEALNDIFKSAENGTAESLESWNGAFVGESVHPRHRLQKILQENLNTYIDHLVTSDNADNNTDSNATTMERDDFKELLMKKTHGLIQSVLPPSVGNAMAVWLFNIMHFQGAWQTPFNPHYTHIAKFMADGRRAVSVPTMASKAMYPRSRYPALGMRLLELPYGQSRRFALFILLPDHADGLPRLERRLRQFNLESMLSEDHWVRRAKVYLPKFKFQTDVSLMKVMKKLGFKRMFNPKFADFSRLDPNKKKKQKQKSRGSQDGAGQSPYVTQMVHKAVIEVSENGTRAAAASTLRLTSRRYTETFRINHPFMFVLRDRNLGINLFVGRVTDPTSLS
- the LOC138983578 gene encoding serine protease inhibitor 42Dd-like isoform X2, whose translation is MARLLNFVIAAAVVVVVVLVCVSASSSNQVDNGDKTTNNFVQESIVRAHQELTTRLYKVFARKDSGNLILSPWSVMSLLTVTYIVAGGRTANEIGDHLHINLLRRKEILAGFEALNDIFKSAENGTAESLESWNGAFVGESVHPRHRLQKILQENLNTYIDHLVTSDNADNNTDSNATTMERDDFKELLMKKTHGLIQSVLPPSVGNAMAVWLFNIMHFQGAWQTPFNPHYTHIAKFMADGRRAVSVPTMASKAMYPRSRYPALGMRLLELPYGQSRRFALFILLPDHADGLPRLERRLRQFNLESMLSEDHWVRRAKVYLPKFKFQTDVSLMKVMKKLGFKRMFNPKFADFSRLDPNKKKKQKQKSRGSQDGAGQSPYVTQMVHKAVIEVSENGTRAAAASTLRLTSRRYTETFRINHPFMFVLRDRNLGINLFVGRVTDPTSLS